The genomic DNA CCGGCTGTGCAGCGCTGCAGACCACAGATGATCTCCTTTGATCTCCGTCTCTGCTAGCGGTCGACTGAGATGGGTTTTCTGTCGCTGATGCCGATATCTTATTTTCACGCTAAAGTCTCACTAATAActtcagttgatgcacaaaatttctgaagctgaatcattgaACTCTGAATTGAACCAGCTGTTAAATCTGAACTTGCCGGTGTTAAAGTCAGACGCTTAAAtaaagttcagtcagagaatttattatgcagatgttattgatGGACGTAAAAATAGATTGAAATAAAATTCTGTAGCAGCACTGGGTAGCCGAGGATGTGCCTggctttaaatcggctttactcaGGACAAATATCGGCCTACACCCCCCAGTCTCCATcacctccatctcctccatctcctccatcacctccatctccttcatctcctccatcacctccatctcctccatcacctccatctCCTTCATCACCTCTATCTCCTCCATCACCTCTATCTCCTCCATCACCTCTATCTCTTCCATCACCTCTATCTCCTCCATCACCTCTATCTCTTCCATCACCTCTATCTCCTCCATCACCTCTATCTCCTCCATCACCTCTATCTCCTCCATCACCTCTATCTCCTCCATCACCTCATTCATCTCCatctcctccatctcctccatcgcctccatctcctccatcaccttcatctcctccatctcctccatcacctccatctcctccatctcctccatcacctccatctcctccatcacctccatctcctccatctcctacatcacctccatctcctccatcacctccatctcctccatctcctccatcacctccatctcctccatcacctccatctcctcaatctcctccatcacctccatcacctctatctcctccatcacctctatctcctccatcacctctatctcctccatcacctcattcatctccatctcctccatcgcctccatctcctccatcaccttcatctcctccatctcctccatcacctccatctcctccatctcctccatcacctccatctcctccatcacctccatcacctccatctcctccatctcctccatcacctccatctcctccatcacctccatctcctcaatctcctccatcacctccatcacctctatctcctccatcacctctatctcctccatcacctctatctcctccatcacctcattcatctccatctcctccatcgcctccatctcctccatcaccttcatctcctccatctcctccatcacctccatctcctccatctcctccatcacctccatctcctccatcacctccatctcctccatctcctccatcacctccatctcctccatcacctccatctcctcaatctcctccatcacctccatctcctcgatctcctccatcacctccatctcctccatcACCTCAATCTCCTCAatctcctccatcacctccatctcctccatcacccccatctcctccatcacctccatctcctccatctcctccatctcctccatcttctccatcacctccatctcctcaatctcctccatctcctccatctcctcaatctcctccatcacctccatctcctccatcacccccatctcctccatcacctccatctcctccatctcctccatcacctccatctcctcaatctcctccatctcctcaatctcctccatcacctccatctcctccatcacccccatctcctccatctcctccatcacccccatctcctccatcacctccatctcctccatctcctccatcacctccatctcctccatcacctccatctcctccatcacctccatctcctccatcacctccatctCCTCATTCAGCCCTTTCTACCAACTCTGCCTTTCTTGTGATTCTGTGATTACTTTTTCATTTTTGTTCACATTTGTCCTCAAACGTAgttctttttttcccctttttattATGATCTTTTTAAATCATTTACTTTTTTATTGTTCTTAAATAGAGAGGCACTATATTGAAGTCATTTCTTCTTCTGAGCTCTGTTTAAAATGTTGGGATTCCATGGTTTTAGGGGGGAAAAGTGATTTTACACCAGAGCTGAGAAGGTGTTGGATAAAAGGACCGAGCCCGGCTCAGGTCCAGGTCTTGGGGTTCCTGAGGGTTTCACACCTTCAGGAAGCCCGCCCAACTTTAGACAatctccagaggagcagcggcgtTTGTTCAGACAGACGAAGAAACGAGACGCTGAAATAAACCCAAACATATAAAGATCATTCATGTCGCGTTGGTTGTTAAGACGCGTTAAAGGATGTTAACAAAAGTTACTCAAATCTAAGCGTGTCTGAggctaatgtttaaaatctgttcaaATAACAACGAATGAAGAGTTGACTAAAGATCCATGCACacggctcatcccttgagttagagTTCACTGGattatcataaaatgttcagaaataaaaaaaggtttgtgtgtgtgtgtgtgtgtgtgtgtgtgtgtgtgtgtgtgtgtgtgtgtgcgcgcgcgtgtgtatatatgtgtgtgtgtgtgtgtgtgtgtgtgtgtgtgcgcgcgcgcatgtgtgtgtgtgtatatatgtgtgtgctcgtgtgtgtgtgtatatatatatatgtgtgtgtgtgtatatttatatatgtgtgtgctcgtgtgtgtgtgtatatatatatgtgtgtgtgtgtgtgtatatatatatatgtgtgtgtgtgtgcgcgcgcatgtgtgtgtgtgtatatatatatgtgtgtgctcgtgtgtgtgtgtatatatatatatgtgtgtgtgtgtgtatatatatgtgtgtgtgtgtgtgtgtgtgtgtgtgtgtgtgtgtgtgtatatatatatatatatgtgtgtgtatatatatgtgtgtgtgtgtgtgtgtgtgtgtgtgtatatatatatatatatatatatatatatgtgtgtgtgtgtgtgtgtgtgtgtgtgtgtgcgcgcgcgcgtgtgtgtgtgtgtatatatatatgtgtgtgctcgtgtgtgtgtgtatatatatatatgtgtgtgtgtgtgtatatatatatctgtgtgtgtatatatatatgtgtgtgtgtatatttatatgtgtgtgtgtgtgtgtgtgtgtgtgtgtgcgcgcgtgtgtatatatatatgtgtgtgctcgtgtgtgtgtgtgtatatatgtgtgtgcgtgtgtgtgtgtgtgtgtgtgtgtgctttgactCAGTAGAAGATTTGCTGTGTGAGAGCTCCCTCTTGGTGTCAGTCGGCCCACTGTTGGTGTTCAAAccggtgctgctgtagcaagaggcacacacacacacacacacacaccgagaacTGCAGTGTTGGTTTCTTATTTTGTGAACTAATTATTCCTAATTGAGAATAATTTTCTTTTGCCTTTTTGATATTTTTCTGTTCCTGCAGACCTTTTTACTTTAACCATTTAAAACGTTACAAACTTTAAATAAACGTTAGACTTTAATTCTGACACCTTCGTGTTTTTTGTTCTGTTCCCAGGGCCGGTGCATGAGGTTCAGCcgtgtgccggagcagcagcagcagcaccccgGCGTGTGAAGCAGCGTGGCGTCCACAGGACTATTTCAGGGTTGTTAGTATTATTTGTGTCTGAAGATGTGAGCTTGCAGCTGAAAACCACTATGAAGTTTCACCGCTTTATCCTCGGCTCCTCAACGTTTGCTGTTAAACAGCAGGAAAAgtgttaatataataataattaagTTATTTACATCATCCGACACCAAATCTTCTTTTGAGGAGAAATCCCAGAAGTTCCCCCAGGGATGAGCACAACGCgccccagaactcagctctcagaGTTTTTTAGCTTTCCTTTCGCACCGAAGGCCTAACATATTCGGACCATATTGTGCCGTCTGTGAACAACCTAATTCTTTGGACACAGACGGAAGCTATCCACAAAGCGAGGGGGTGGGGGAGATAGGGGAGTGTGCCTTTGGCGTGGAAGTGGGAAAAATCCCAGTGGGCCTCACAAGTGCACAAGTCCGCTGCCTTTTGGCAATGTCTCATCACGACTCTTCTCCAACTTCGGTGGCGCTGGAAGCCCGGCGGCCGCCCTCTGACTGGCTCATCCTGTCATTTTATCACTGAGAAGTGCACACGCATGACAAAATGTAGACAGGGTGCCCCAAGGTGCTGGAAGGCACCAAGACTTTGCCCTTTAGTTCCTTTTCTGTATTTTTGAAGACACCTTCCCTTCATTATGCACTCAGGACAAGGAATTAATAGAGCGTTATCCGACCGCAGGACAGCCTCCCGACCGGGATGGGCTCCAGCTCCGTTTGAGGGATTGATGCCTTCCAGACCTTGACATGGCGCTTGGTGTTTTCTGCCCTTGTTTCCATGGCGATTTGCTCTCTGCTCAGTCAGGACCTAAGATACGGATCTGGCCGTATACCCTGGGATGTTCCGAGGGGCTCCCGGCCTGCATCCCATCCCACTTGTTCTCCCAGCGCTGGAATATCAAAGtttaattaaaataattaaagACAACAGCCTGACTGGGTTGTCTCTTTTTATGCCTTTTGACGTTGAATGACCTATTACTGCGTTATTTCCAGCTTTAAAGAGGACACGGCGCCGCGGTGACACGGCACCATGTCCTGAAACGTAAAGCCAAAGCAACGGATGCGACGGACGGATAAGTATTGTTCATTTCCAGAAATTACACCCCCCCGCCTCCACCCAACATCCCAAAAAGCAGGGGTTATGTATTTATATTTATTGTGGACTTCTCAAGCGCGCTGTCATGACGCCAATCCCAAATGATGTTAGTGTGAGCGGAAACACTGTGGGGGAGGAAAGGGGGCAGCAGCTGAAGAAAAAGGCTCGAATGATCTAGTCACTTCGGATACCGTACTTCAGATGCAGAATGGATATTCGAGTCGAAACCTGACAAAGCGTGCTGGCTTTGACGGGAAACGGTATAGACAATGACCAGTGGCTGGGTCAGTGGGATGTCTCTGTGCAAGCAGGGAAGCTTATCACATGACACTAAAAATAAGTTCAACAACCATCAAGTTTCAGGGGAACCAGCGAGTCGCGCGTTGGGAAGGGTGGCGAGACGAGCGGCGGGGCGACTCCCAGGTCTAATTATTCCTTTGTTTCCTCTCCATCCTGATTGGAGGGACATAAATAATTCTGGATCCCGTCCTCGGGGTGCGCTGGTATTCCACTTTTCGCTTCTTGCATAATTTTGCAGGTTGACATTTAGTTAGTCGTTGGGTCTTTATCTGCCTCTTGTTAGGACTGGAGCGCTGGAATGATATTAACCCCCGTCTAATGAGGTGTCGCCACATTATCGCCCAACAGGGTTTGTGAACACATGAAAAGAAAAATGGCTGTTAGAATGAAAGCTTCTTTGTTTTTCATGATTTTAAACCACAGCTGCGTGTTTCCACCGCTCACATTCATTTATGCATTTTAGCTAAATAATTCCTGTTTTTGCTTCTCGGCTCATTAATTTGTCACTTGTTAGGTCTGGTCTGCATGTTTGCAGCTTTTTATGTCAAACCTTAAAGTCCAGGTTTGAGTCACAAGCTGCAAACCCGATCACCCGAAATGATGTTGTTTTCATGCGCACTTCATTTCTGTCATTGTTTACACTCTAGTATGTTgaatcaaataaacaaacaacagaAAACAAGCTGTGTTGTTTTTTAAACACGTGTGTGCCGGTAGGGGTGGACACGCTAAAGGCCATCTTTAATTGGGCCCTTTCAGATTTATAGGGCCCGACAGTGAATGTGATtataccatgtgtgtgtgtgtgtgtgtgtgtgtgtgtgtgtgtgtgtgtacgtacagaAGAGGACCGTGTGTAGCCTCTACCCTGTGAAGTCCGTTACCGGAGGCATCAAACACAAAAAAATCCCTTCAAGGTTTTAAGCGCTGCAGAAATGAGGTCCTTTATgtagtttaaaaataaaaatgcttgTGCACCTTCTGCtttcttcgtgtgtgtgtgtgtgtgtgtgtgtgtgcgtgtgcattaaCCCTTCATCCCAACTCTTGTGCAGGTTGTGTAGAAAAGGTCGTTTTAATAGAAATAAGACATTTGACTTTCTGAAACAATAATCCGACCCAAACCCTCCTGGGAAGTGTTTCATTATAATAAATAAGCCATTTTTTTCATGAGCAAATATTTTAACATAAAATTTGGTTTAGAAATCCTTCAGGTCTTCAAAGGTGGAAAATTCCGACCTGAGTGAATTTTAACTGAAAATTTAAATCAACagaaaacaaatcaaataaagagCTTGTGTGAAATTATAATTGCAccagaaataaaataaacacgAGTACATTCAAATGTTTTGGTCTCTTCTCTCTTTTTTTCTGGTTCAAGTCCGATTTGAAAAGATGCCTCAAAGCAGATTATGGGTTTGTTTGATACGATGCTTCAAATAAAATCTATCATAGATGAAAAGTGTTGCAAAAGTGTAAAAGACAAATTTAATCCCCACAAAGAAAGGCCAGGAAAATGTGTTTAACTCTGGGAGAATAGATAATTAGTTGGAAGACAAAAACCTCTCTGGAGCTGGAGAGAAAATCTGCCTCCATTTTCTCAGAAAAACGTTGTTTTTACCGCTGATCCAACAACTGTCGTGTTCTGAGACTCGGTCCAGTCGGAGAGCTTCTccgtgttcttttctttctgattTAAATCCAACATTTTACATGAAAGGGAGTGAAGTCGAACAGCAAGTCGCCTGTTTAAGGATGTAGTCTGAAAGGTGGTTTTAGGCAACGTTTAACAGCTGGTTATAGGTGAACACAGAAGTGAGTTGTTATGATCCGGATCACAGCTTTGAGCTGATGATTAAAGTCACAGTCCTGCTGAAACGTCGGCTGTGTTTGCTGTGGGATCAGCAGCCGTTCCAAACGCAGCAGATAATCTGAGTTTAGGATTCATCCTGCTCTCGTTCAGGAACACGCTGGAGACGGTGTCCGCCTGCACCCTGGAGGGTTTTCACAGATCAGAATCGTCATGGAGATGTGGTCCAACAACACCGATGTGAGATGCAGTAAATAAGAAACTAACAAAAGGAAATaagttaaaaattaaaaaaacaaagcTGTGGATTTATTCCTCCTCTCCTGATTTCTCTCAAATGAAAAGTGAAGAACTGACATAAAATgaggattttttttaaatctgtctTTTTAAGCTTCTTTAGAGCATTTGCACCCAAAATACAAATGTTATCACTTTTTCAAATTTCATTTTACTTTTCTATGTTTAATTATTTAAAActatttataaaaaatatttgaAGTATCAAAAACTTATTCTGTAATAAATATTGgttgaataaaacaaacaaaaaaatgataGGAGTCTGTAAGTATTTGACCACATTGTTCATTTGGGGCTTTTCTAACCAACATTGTGATTTGACTCCTGCAGCAGCACGTGCTGTTGCTCTAAATCGTGAGAAGAAAGTCTTCTGAAGGGAATGCAGCCCGCCTCTACTCCATCAAACGACAACATCTGTTACGAAAAAGGCCAATATTTGAAGCTTTGAGCAGGGATATAgagggtttagcaggtctagcttTGGTGCTTCTTTTTGCTTTCCGTACACCTCTTCACTCCACTAGCAGAATGTCTGACTGACAGATTAAAGTAGACATATTGATGTTTTTGCTGGTAAAGTGGGACTATGGCCTCGTCTTGACCCCCTTTTTAGGGGCGATCAAATGCAGATTCctttataaaaaaaacaataacatcaGGAAATGGGTGAAAATCGTGTTTCCCATAGAGATGCAACAAAACAGGGAGGTCTACACTCAAAAGAATTGAGTCAAAACTGAAGGAAAGTTTCCCGAAACCTCTGAGAAGCTCAGCTTATCCTCCCAAAATGCTCATCGCACACTCTCACTGTTTTCTAATTACAACAAATAAAAATCActtgtttgttttgttgctttAATTGCTCTACACCCAAGCCTGTTCATATACAATGCTGCCACTCAAGCTTATACATCTTTCAATATGTGAATTCACTCAGTACAAAGTAACACACCGCCATGCTAGAGCAAACACATGAAGAAGGAGAATAAACCAGTGACTTGCATCAAAGATGTCTTGTGTTGGAAGAAGCTTAGACGCTGCAAATATTCTTCATTTTACTCAGAAAAAATTCACAAATATGATACAAAACACATAGACGAGGGGGAAAATACAAATGTTGTGACTAAAGTGCAGAAATTCAAACCTCTAGTGAAGCTAAGTTGTGATGAGTGGAGGGAAATAAACCTCAGTCTTTTCAAAAAATCTTGTATCCTGCTTGGAATGAAGCAGCGGAGGACCACAGCACAGTCGCAAAGTCTTTCTTCTATTTTTGAAGCAAGAAAACACCAAACAAACTCCTAAATCCACCCTGAGCCGTGCCACAAGGTTCTGTTTTCACAATTTGATGGAGGGAGCTTAGCCGCCATTAAATTTCAACCTCCACTTCCCCTGATAAAGTTTCTCTGGCAGCCAGGCAATGGGCTTAAGCAGCTGTTGGCCCTTGAAAGCTTCGTCTGGATTCTCAGGTTATCCCAATTTACACAGTCGTCTCAGAAATCTGGGTAACTGTGGGATCAAATGCTAAACCGCTGTGCAGCCGTTAACCTCTGACAGCCCGAGCCCAGACCCCGTCAGACAAAGAGGCCGGACCGGCTGACCCGAGAACAGCTTGTTAGAGTTGACACTTGATTTTATGCATTGTATTTCTGAGAGCATTACAAGTAAATCCCCTCTCAGGCGATATGGAGGGCTGCTGTTCTGTGACGGCTGTGGAGATGCAGGTGGGAGGATTAGGAGAGCCCCGCGCTTTGGGATTTCAGAGATTTATCTTGATGCTCTTTTCTGAGTTTTCAAGCCAAATGTTCCGTATATGTGCTGGTAAAGATTTAGGACTTCTGTAGGATAATTAGTCAGTCAGCGGTGCTCTGGAGTTGtcaagagaagaaaacaacaacttATAAGTCAATACAATCTGCTTGTAATTATTCGGGAAACAAAAGGAGTATCTCTGACATGGAATCAACCTTAAAAAGTAAGAAAACTgtcgtttttattttttcatatacGTTTTTATTTGCATTATGGGATTATCATACCTGTTAAGAACCACAAGTAAACATGCTTCCAAACTAttaattgctgtaaagtctcagaTAGACAAGTCAGTGACTGGATGCAGTCTGCTGGGCTTCCTTATACAGGAGACTTTTAACTAATATGCATAATGAATTTAACTCATTTGGAATGTTACTCTGTGAAGTGACTTGGACACCCTGTGGTAATTTGGCACTAAATAAAGAAactgaattcaatttaattcaatcttATTAAAAATTATTTAACTAAGCATTTTGTTCCAACCACtgatccagcaaaagctgaaatcTTATCCAGACAGCGCTCACTAATTAACATTTAACATTTAGGTGATTTTAGACCGCCTCTGGTGAGAAAAATATACGAAATAAAGTCATGAAAATCATCCAATCAGAATCACTCAAAAGCCGTTTCTCGGCAGAATGTTCCTTTGAATTTGTGTGTACTTGATCTTAATTGGCTAAGTATTGGCGTATCGAACCAAATACACTTTTGTGATTGGCTGATGGGTGCGTGAAATGAGCGCGTGAAACGTGTAATCAGAATCAGCCTAAAACATTTAGCTAGCTAAAATTAATGGCTCGCCGCAGTTTTTCAGTCAAGAAACAAATTTAAAGTTTGAAGATGGTACTACGTCGTCGAAGGGAGGAAATGTAAGCAAATATAATGacttaaattatttttaaaacgttagTGTTGAAATTGTTTTACTGGCAGACGGTGAGCTAGCTTGTAGCAGTGAGTGAGGTGAGCAGCAGTTTCATACCTTATGGGGACCAAAGAAGTAACCAGAAGAAAGCAACGTCTGAAAGTAAGAGCTATTATCATTCAGTCCTTTAAGACGTTTTTATTGAATCAGTCGTGCTTTGTTCTGTTGGTGGGATGCTAATTGCTGGTTAGCGTTTTACTAACTGGCTGGAGGTCGGATCTGATACTTTCTTGTGCTAAAGGTCAGTCTCAGCATCCTAAAGTGAATTCCAGCTGAACAGAAGAGCTGCTTATTCAGTAAGATTGGGGCTATCTACTGCGGCTGGTGATGTGATGGATTTATTCCTGCTTTTGTCTGAAGTTTTAATGATTTAGTTTAATTTCTTTAAATGGAGTTTGCAAGAATCAGAAACAGCGGTGATTAAAGTTAAGTGATCAGGATATGTCTTACTGCGTATGAGCAAATCCCAGCTTTTAGTTTAGATTACTCTTTTACCTGTTTGAAATTCCACCAAACACATTCAGAGAATAGCAGATGGTTAACAGATGCACCTTGTttccctccaccaccaccacctgctACACATgcttttttttaattcttttttttttaagccTGTTTTCACACCAGGCTGCTTTTCCACCTGAATCTGGGCTGTGCTCAGTGGCGCTCCTGCTAGCTATGAAATAATGATGACACAAAATGTGAGCTGAAGCTCCACAGGGGGCATATGTTGAGTCAGACTGCTGAGCGAGCTCACCTGTCCGGCCAGAGGGGTCGGTGGTCCTTCTGGAGCCCGATAATAATAAACCTCTAACACAAAGGCAGCCAACCTTCTCCGAGAGTGGATCCAGCCAGGCGGTCAGTACCCCAGCTGATGGACAAGCCTCTGAACCAATGGTGTGGGTCTGTACTGACCCAGTGGGGGTGGTGGGGCTGCGGCGGACCTGGGCCGGGTCACCTTGCCAGCAGCGGTCTGTGCTGTGCTTTATTAAAGCCAGAAAGGAACATTGGCTGGAGGTGTTTGTATGCAAtcatgtcacatttccaaaagaggccTGAGCAGAGGAGGCAGCAGATCGCCTCTGACTTCTCCAGCAGATGTTTGAAAATGGTGCTAATGTAGTGGATCATGTCTGTGGGTGAGCAAGCTGTGAGGAGTTCTGATGCTAATGAGAGTTGAGGTAACTCTGGTGGGATGTGCTTTGATTTGCAACAGAAACAGAAATTTCTGGTCAAAATAAGTTTCACAAGCCACAGTGGAGAAGTGTGACTGTAATTACATTATTCCCCTTTGGTCTGCtatgtttctgctctgctctcaaACATTATACTTGCTGACTTTGTAATGCAGCATAAGTAGGTTGTACAAATGGAAGGAATAATGCTACAGGGCATTTAACTTGCCAGTGTGGGGAAATTTTTGTCTCTGGTTCAGTTTTATGTGGAGGATCAGGAAGTCTTTTTGTCTGACTTACTAAATAGTTTTGTGACCATGTTATAGAAAAGAGATGCTGTGTTATTCCTGTTCTTTGAGATCAGCTGAAAAAACAAATGTTTGGGCAGTGACCTATCTCAAGTTTAAGTTAAAGTCCCCTcacaattaaaatgttaatttatttaatctaaaagcagCAATAGTGTCTGACTACTAGAGGCCAAccgatgttttatttttttaggctgataccgatttttaaagaatttatcttaaatatatatatatatatatatatatatatatagaatatCTTAAGCCAATTATGAaggcctgtttgtgtgtgtgtgtgtgttttagcagcacattgatttttGAATGACAATtgaactcactgtgtgcaatataaattaaaaaaGTCAAATCTCTTGATATTTATTGAACTTTAAATATAGAGcaaactcaaaacataaaaaaataacggtgtgttggggtcctttgggCCCTTTCTTCGGTCTAGTAGTggcagcagttggccacacaggtgcctgactattattatttttttaattggctTTTAAAAATAACATCGGCTGATATAGAAAAAAATCGGTCGGCCTCCACtgactagggctgggcaaaaaGGGAAAAATCGTATCACGATTACTTTTCATACAAGTAAATTgcgatatatcacaatataaaAGTAAACACTATTTTAGTAAGTAAATTTGATCTCTAGCACTAATCACaggcatagaatcacaaagtgcttcacatagatcaaaacaaaataaaacaacgtCATAAAATCATACATTTAAAGTGAGGTTTGAAGATATCAGAAGGTTGTTttgatataaaaataaattttcaAAAGCTGAACATGTCAAACACAAAAAACGGTTTGGGAAGTAAAAATGAGGTTTACTTGAGGCTAAAATCTTTAGCATTATTGGAAGCCTAAGTCACGTCCATCTACTTCCAGTCCATGGGTGCCCtactcagggtttttcctggctcaaattgaggcagaggtgcagggtatccgcgggtccttaaaaagtcttaaaaagtcttaaatttgcttttcaaaatttaaggccttaaaaatccttaaaaatgacaaataatccttaaagggcaagtcacccccaaaccaacttttttttgctgataaacggcatgaacgagtgtctaatcgtgctgcagacatgtgtaatcAATAATTTGGAACCagtgcattttagtaaaattttaaatgttctgcctaaaactgtcagtgttgcgccatcatcaggtaaaaactctgcactgtatttgaatttaaatctgccaccgctatttgctaagaggtatgctatgatgtaaactggtacattatgatgtcacaatgccattgtaagcctgtatgtttgtgtatttgttagcagctccgccctctcggtctgccaggcaacagtatttgttgcatttttcaaacattaagtgggagtgaagtaagtctcttgtagggggtgacttgctctttaaatacagtttccaaaggtcttaaattaccaaaggcccactaaacaagattcttttatttcgataaaaattttgtgaatttctagtcagtgttcaggattttttgtgtgtgatgttggcgtaagcggaaccgtacacactcagttggttgtgaaagggggctatttttagatgagcacattagctggttaagctaggctagggggagcttgcgccatggagaagttTAATggcaactggatggctaatcccatgttcgcgatgtggttagcaccggttccaggcaatagctggaaatgatagcttaaatttaatattgaaaatagcttaaatttggtcaaagtggctttaaaaaggtcttaaaaagtcttaaatttggctcccttaaacctgcagataccctggaggtggtaccatcctgaccatgcaccaTTTCACcgttgtgaaaatttaacctcacgattattgtgaccaaaatgatcacggtttttggtattatcacggtatttttttaaaacgtgttacattttcagacaactaaataaatcctgtatatcaggaaaatattgtcctcagtttgtgtctaaattctgcctaaaatgtgttattttgtaattatgttgtttatttgtttacatttccccctttagtctttaaaataccaatatt from Nothobranchius furzeri strain GRZ-AD chromosome 10, NfurGRZ-RIMD1, whole genome shotgun sequence includes the following:
- the LOC139072193 gene encoding probable serine/threonine-protein kinase kinX isoform X1, with protein sequence MEVMEEMEVMEEMEVMEEMEVMEEMEEMEVMEEMGVMEEMEEMGVMEEMEVMEEIEEMEEIEEMEVMEEMEEMEVMEEMGVMEEMEVMEEIEEMEEMEEIEEMEVMEKMEEMEEMEEMEVMEEMGVMEEMEVMEEIEEIEVMEEMEEMEVMEEMEVMEEMEEMEVMEEMEVMEEMEEMEVMEEMEEMKVMEEMEAMEEMEMNEVMEEIEVMEEIEVMEEIEVMEVMEEIEEMEVMEEMEVMEEMEEMEVMEVMEEMEVMEEMEEMEVMEEMEEMKVMEEMEAMEEMEMNEVMEEIEVMEEIEVMEEIEVMEVMEEIEEMEVMEEMEVMEEMEEMEVMEEMEVM
- the LOC139072193 gene encoding probable inactive protein kinase DDB_G0270444 isoform X2; the encoded protein is MEVMEEMEVMEEMEVMEEMEVMEEMEEMEEIEEMEEIEEMEVMEEMEEMEVMEEMGVMEEMEVMEEIEEMEEMEEIEEMEVMEKMEEMEEMEEMEVMEEMGVMEEMEVMEEIEEIEVMEEMEVMEEIEEMEVMEEIEEMEVMEEMEVMEEMEEMEVMEEMEVMEEMEEMEVMEEMEEMKVMEEMEAMEEMEMNEVMEEIEVMEEIEVMEEIEVMEVMEEIEEMEVMEEMEVMEEMEEMEVMEVMEEMEVMEEMEEMEVMEEMEEMKVMEEMEAMEEMEMNEVMEEIEVMEEIEVMEEIEVMEVMEEIEEMEVMEEMEVMEEMEEMEVMEEMEVM
- the LOC139072193 gene encoding probable serine/threonine-protein kinase kinX isoform X3; the encoded protein is MEVMEEMEVMEEMEVMEEMEVMEEMEEMEVMEEMGVMEEMEEMGVMEEMEEMEVMEEIEEMEEMEEIEEMEVMEKMEEMEEMEEMEVMEEMGVMEEMEVMEEIEEIEVMEEMEVMEEIEEMEVMEEIEEMEVMEEMEVMEEMEEMEVMEEMEVMEEMEEMEVMEEMEEMKVMEEMEAMEEMEMNEVMEEIEVMEEIEVMEEIEVMEVMEEIEEMEVMEEMEVMEEMEEMEVMEVMEEMEVMEEMEEMEVMEEMEEMKVMEEMEAMEEMEMNEVMEEIEVMEEIEVMEEIEVMEVMEEIEEMEVMEEMEVMEEMEEMEVMEEMEVM